DNA sequence from the Malus domestica chromosome 06, GDT2T_hap1 genome:
GAAATAAAAGGAAAGTGTATTATTTATTCTATAATGACGAAAAACCATAGAGTTAGAAATGATTAAAACACTATCAATAATCTTCACTAAAACAGGAAAAGGGAAAGAATGGAATTTGCCAATGACGGTAAGTTTTGAGATTGACTTTCAAAATCATAAACTGCACGCATTTCAGTATCATAACAAACTATTTTCGAAACTGAAATTGAAATTCAATCTATAATGGTCAAATCGTGTTTTTCACTAGTCCTatgcaatgaaaaaaaaaatattgaatatCATCTCGTGCGGTTCCTGAACTTTCACTCATAGTTTTATCTAACATTTTCACTTTTGGTAGAGAATTGAAATAGGGCAAATCCATTTAGTGTGATGATATCATCTAGCTATTTATTCTGCAACATTGCACTCGTAAAGTTATTTTAGTGTGATTGTATATTTCATATGTGTGTTTCGACTATCTAATTATTTCTTTAATCTTTCAGAATTggtattttctttcaaaaactGAAGCAGAATATGAAGCCCTGGAGTATGCAAGAATAAATGGGCTCGACTTGGTAACCGTTTGTCCTACACTTATTATGGGGCCAATTCTGCAGTCCACTGTAAATGCAAGTACCTTGGTCGTCATCAAGCTTCTGAAGGGTACTTACTTTTGACATAACCACTTGATGCTTAATTAAATCCCTtgctttgttaaaaaaaattaaatccatttctttaaaatcaagggttttcacaaataaACCGATATAGAACTCCATTTCACAGTTAAAACTTGATAGGTCAGGGATTTGTTTTCTATAGTTTGATTCTTGAAATTTTTCTTACTACCATTAACAGTTACACGCTTTACATAATTATGTATAAAATCTACATATATTTAGATAGAGAGGTAGGTGGGGTTGTAAACTCATCCTTTGGTAATTGTCTATTGTGGGTGTTTATGCATTTGGCTCCATTTTGATCTCTATGACCCAGGATCCAGGTTTATCCCCCAGTCATGAATATTCATATTAACTGATTTAATATTGTCTCCTCGCAGAAGGGTATGAGTCACTGGAAAACAAGCCGCGGATGATAGTTGATGTGCGGGATGTAGCTGAAGCAGTCGTTATGGTGAATGAGAAGCCTGAGGCTGAAGGAAGATACATATGCACCGCTCACAATATCAAGACGAGAGATCTGGTTGAAGAGCTGAAGAGCATTTATCCTAATTACAGTTATCCTAAGAAGTAAGGTTTCTCTTCAATCTATACTTGGTAACTAGAATGGAGAGATTTTCAAATGAGTTATGTATATAGCGTTATTGATCATCGATGTCATCCAATGCAAAATTAAGCAGAATGGACAGGGATTCTTGTTGTAATGGTTTTCCGTTTCAACTAATTTTATGAATTTGGATTATACATGTATATTGGCAGCTTTGTTGAAGTAGAAGAACAACCAAGGTTGAGCTCGGAGAAACTTCAGAGGCTGGGTTTGAGTTTCCGACCATTGAAAGAGACGCTTACTGGCTCAGTTGAAAGCTACAAAGAGGCTGGACTGCTCTGATACTGAAAACATCTTAGAGCGTGCTCTACGAATCTAACTACATTGTTTGAAGTTACACATCCCACGATGGAAGAGGAAAATTTGGCTTAATTTGTTGCAGTGCCGTTTAGGTTGGTGGAGTCCAAACATATATGTCAGTTTTCTGTCTTATAGCTACCGCCCAGTGatagttgccaaataatatttcATCTTTTTGTGTTTGTTGAGAAAACAATGTTTTGGTTTTGGCCTTTATGATCTTACTCATTCGACTTGTTCAAATGGAAATAAGCTATTGACGGATATTTCTCAGGTTCTAGAATATGAGTCCCTTGGGGTCCCAGATTAGGTGTTTATTGTTTGGAGTTGCTTGAAGGTGTGGAATAATAGTCACTCGCATTGGGCATCTTataaaacaaactaaaatttaCATGAAATGGTTTCATTTTTAATTGCGTTAGTGACAACCCCCTCACTTATTGGATTGGACAAATGAATAAGTTTGAGATAGTATTAGTGTTTATTGAATTGCACAAGTGATTAAGTTTGAGACAATATTAGCGTGATTAATAGTGGACTGGTTGCTCCACTCTCAAAAATCTTAACATAAGGGTCATTGTCTAGCACTTACTAGTCTTAGCTCATCACGTCGCATGTACACCTCGATCATGTCTAATTAATTAGATGAAAATACACCAATGAATAAGAGTCCCTTATTTAGTgaaattatttttctaattatGTTTTAATAGTGATGGTGATCCGGCAAAATGCTTTGGATATTATTTCAATCAGAATCTTCCGTTGATGTTAATGTTAAACAGTAATACGTAAATGATGACAAAAGACATACCAACTAGCCATAACCGGAGACATGAGCTCGTTACCTATCATTTTTTAACACCCTCATAGACCTATCATTAGTTTTGCAgttatttgtgttttttagtTGGGGTTTATTGAAAAATTGCTTGATTGATTGGGGGTTTAACAAGTCAAATTTGGAGATTGGTAGGGTAACGCTTTCTTGTGAGATTGTGTCGCAACAGTAGTCTGGAAATGATttcaacatttattttttcttgttgGATTCTTctatttatttgtgttttttaattctcatttaattaattagtcatAGATAACGATGAGTTTATGTGGACGTGAAAGTTTGAATGGGACCATGAAGTATCTATATGGTGCAGTATATATCTTGACATATCAATGCTTTAGGTGGTAGGCTTTATAAAATGTATTCAGAGTCATGCAAGTGACAAACATTGACTTTGTGTTTGCCGAAAAAGTGATGTACGTAGTAAATGGATACAACAAGCAAGTGAAAGGCAATCTTGACTCGTTTTGTGGACGGTGGAAATCTTAGCTTGCAAACCGAGTGTCAACACAATATGGCCAAAGTTTTAAGTGAAATCGGGtatatattttctgttttattctAACTAGGTTATGTGCATGTGTACATGTGTAATTGATTGAACGTTTATCTaccaaaaaaatttagtcactagagagaaaaacaaagaaaaaaaactcatcGCCTTGTATCCTAAAGCCAAAGGCAAGGATCGTCGGTAATCCCTCTTGGTCCCTTCCATTTATTTCCCATGTTTCTTCTATCTTCTAATCATCTTTGTCTCTTATTTTATGTAGTGTACGGGAATAAATGGCTGGTTGGGTCTTCTCATTTATCAATGCCattgtttttcttctcttttttattgAGTTGCCTAGTAACTGTTCTAATATTAACTATTTATCCAACTAATGCTTTATAATCTTCCTATTTAAGGGGTTCCATATGTATCTTTAAAGAAGTCATTTAgtgaattttaaaaattatatctAAGAAGCGAGTCATTTTCTCCTTTGAAAAGCGTTTGACTTGGTCTTACGAGGGgtattttattgataatgaaaaAAGAAGTTACACTTAGCCAGGAGGAAATAAACCTAACCCCtcataatacaagaaaaaaaaaagattaaaaaaatacatgaaaatgaAGGGGGACATAAATGTTGCCCTGGTAGAAATGAaaacaatagagatacaaggaaaataggggggggggggatgaAACCTAACCCTTATAAAGTCAAACCTAAAGGTCTAAACCTGCAAAATAGATCAAGCAACATCACAGGGTTAAGAAAAGAGAACAGTGAGATAAACATATATACTGAGatgcacattaatttgagaAGCAAAAGCTAGGAAAGCCAGCATAGTCTGAAAGCAAAGCAACATGAGCCGCCACCGGATGGAATCATGCCATACCAAAGTTGGAGAAAACAAAGCAACACGAGTtccgttttctttttctttggttgAGTGATTCTCAGGTTATCTACACTCGTCTCTTTGAGAACCTTGGCTCGTCCTACGTCACTGTTATGGTTACTCTTTCACTTCATTATAGAGACTTAATAGCTGTGCCCAGTCTCTTGCTCTGTTGAGAAGAATCTTTTATAGAGATGAAGATTTACTACTCAATCACATATTTTACATCAACCGATGTTAGTCAACTTTGAGGTGAAGGTTTTTCGGGTTCTCTTGGTTTGTGGACTTGGCAATGACTATGAAgaagcttgattttgttggaagTGACTTATAACAATGCTTCTTTGCAAACGATTGCAAGGTTATAATAAGTTGGTGTACTTTACTCATGGCAACCATTATAGTAGTTATTCAGCTTGCAAGGTTTAGTTCTAGTGAGAATTATCTTTCTTGTTTGTTGATTGTGGGTCTTTTTTGAATGCATAATTGTATTATACTCATGAGTCATGATAAATTTGTAACTATAGATTCGTGATATTTCTTTTGGTATATGCATACTGTTCTAGGGATTTTCCATGTGTTTTTCTTAACTAAAGTTTGTTCTAAGTACCATGTTGGTGTGCACGTCATATGTAAATTCTTGATAGTTCTTACTTGTATAATGATTTGGCCCCCGCATATGAAATCCTAGTTCTGCCCCTAGTTTCACTTTCAAGGATCTAAAATAATTAcgttctatatttttttttaatctggaAACTCTCACTTTGGTGTATATACTACTTAGTGTAAAGCTCACTCATGTGAGGATTGGGATAAAACATTTACCCTCTATGTTATAGACTTGCATCTTTTATATATGGAGATATTACAAACCCATACTCGTACATAAGTTGTAGCATTTGTCACGCATCGATCCCAATACATTAGGATCAATACGTGATGTCACCATGTGCCTATTCATCTATCATACCTCGCCTCCGAGACAcgaccaaaacaaaccaatagTTCAATAGCATagtaacttttttttcttttatttcatggcTACATCGAATCTCTATATTAGAttgcctacataccctaaaACGGGattaagccattcgtagtttacCCTTTGTCAAGCTCTGACATTTCTCTTGATACTTCctaacaaaaaaacataaagttCTAAAATCACTCAATGGAACTCGAAAAGCATAAATCAATACATTTCATATTCAATAACGAAACCATATGACAACCAAGATTGTCATTTCGTCATCCGCATACATAACAATGTTTTACAACACAGTTCCACAATCACAACAAATAATAGATTCCATGACTCAAGGATACTCAATATTAACATTTAACTACTTAATCAACCAACAAGATCAAAGTATCCTTTCAcgaaatttgataataatctttGTATTTCCCTACCTGGATTTCAAGCAATATTGTAACCCTAATTTACAAACATAAATGTCTACTATCAGTAATTTCTATTCACAATAATCTAGGGTTTAGGACTAACTCCACGGAACCGACCAAGAGCTGGGATCCCAGACCACTTAACGGAATCCCACTAGGAAGTGGTCGCCCATCACGGGTTTACCAAGCACAACTTCTCCTTACAACCTTATGGAGGAAGTGGTCAGccatcgcagatataccaaACACCATCGCCCCTAGAATACGTATGGTCACCCATCGGGGATATACTAAGCAGTACTATAGGCATAAACTAATTGtgtaggtagtgatcacccttGAAATACATATTGTCCCCATCGGATATACCAAGTAGAACCATAAGCGTGCATTAAATGGTGTAGTCCCTTAATGCGAATTAACAAAGCAAGACCACCCATGAGCACCAAGTAACAAGGTAGGCAATGACCCCTAATGCATATTAACCAACCAGAGTCACCCCTAGAATGTGTATGGTCTCCTAATTCAGAATTAACCAAGCTTATGACACCAATAGCATGGTCTCTtaatgtggattaaccaagtaAGACCACCTATGGAAACAAGGTAACCAAATAAGTAGTGATCCCACAATGCAGTTTAACCAAGCAAAGTCATGCTTATAATGCATATGGttccccaatgcggattaaccaagcaggtcCATAGACATGCATCAAATGATGTGGTTCCCcaatgcagattaaccaagcacgacCACCTATGTACCACACTGCTACATGGTTTAGTTGTATCATCACACATTATACATCTTACATCATGAATCGTACATCATACATCAATTCAGCATGAATCACAATTGTAAGCGCGTACACACACACTCGATTCCACATGACTAACCAAAAGACTTGTCATACAACATATAAGTTCTACAAAAAACTTCTACTATGGTTCCATGCTCATTTTTTCATACTAGCAATGACATATCAATTATATCATCTAGAAGTTCAATAATCAAGTAAATTTTAGTAAGTTGCCACTCGCATGCAAAACAAAGCACATATCGCTCAATATGGCTCGCTTACCAAGATAGACCCATTAGACTTTATCGGACATCTAGTAATGTTAATTTCAGTACTTAAGAACGATTCGGAACATTTTGACCAAATGTCAACCCTTGGTTAATGTGGTCAACGATACGGTTAACAACCCTAATAATTTAATCTGGATGACCTGTACGTCGAACTTCCAACCTGTAAATTCCTAAGATCCTAAAGTATTACATATAACCACATACTATAATTTCATAAGGATCCAACAGTCAGATCTTTATCTACTAGAAAGGCCGTGTGGCGGACCTTTACGAAACTAGGATCAAACAGTCAAATCTTGTCAAAGGGGTGTCAAAAACCAAATTCAGGGCATATGAATTGGCCTAAGTAGACAAAGTGGGCATCGAGCCTACACACCACTGCCACCCGCCATCGCACACGATAATTAGTGGCTATGACTCGTCGGATTCTGGCCATAACAAAAAATGAccctgtttgggcccaaaataatagtttgggccgagtatagaatcattctcggcccggaaggccttgcgacaagaatgccatggatcgttcagtacgtgggcctccaaacctaggtcggctaggtcataacgcaagaagtcgagtcctagtgcaatgaggagtctcggcaggattaataacccgaaagcgaatccggctcggttaaggactaggttcacaatcctagtgaaaataggactggtcgagttggtgtTGATCAGGAGGagaagacctagtccgagtagggttttaactcggaTTCAAAGAGatccagtgctataaataggggaggctgtgcatcattcaGGCCCCtacaatttaacacaaaactgccctgcgcaagctttctcaacaactttgagattttttcttttcttttctcgctgacacatcttccgttggcatcaacagcactatggaagcaaccggtgatatcttaagtcggcatagatagctctgtcatcgtagaatcagtcggtctcgcagtatcttccgttggcattaacagcactgcggcgaggacggttggttacctatccaagtctcggtcgagaaggatttccggatccttattgattgaggtcatctcattagcctcctcgacgaagtgaggtgttacagtatatcgagctcggcgcattgcacgccgagttattttatgattggatattcccaagtgggatttagagttcggcattcggctggccgaaccacgttcaccattaaaacttatatttgctttgagtatttgtgcccttacactttggtgtcgattcgacgtgagtttactctgacgaataacatcactgtgactgaatccgacgacgacgactcgtgaacttcgtaagaatagtaaccttgtcttcaggttcgagaacccaagaggccgagacgcgttccttcctcggtcgcaatcccAAGACGCAtgagtcagccgcgcacccaacatcaacaaatttactcatcGTCCGAGCtcagccgacgagttggcacgccccgcattcaccaaaggacgtagttagcttatagattactcggcatgcgcgccacgtaggcttggtagtttttagggtcaacattttggcacgcctggTGGGACCTAgggctaaactacgaagttcatgccaattgaaacgcgatcggtaaaaaagaaaacagctatgggaaaatcaacagccGATTTGCCGATTCAGAACGTAGGACACAGTGTGCCAGAGGCGCAGAATCCCGTCAGCgccgtgacacctgagtccacaagcGCAACCCGccgagaaagggaagttaatctcggcggtcaggtTCGCAGTCTTGAAATTCCCGACATGAACACTTGCGAAGGAGTAATGGAAGATTGTGATGAAGATGGTGGCGAAGGATCCGATCCACCCACAAGGTCGTTTATTCGAAAATGGCTTGACGAGCAATCTTGGACGGTTGAACAGACATTgagtcgaggaatcgataaaATTCATGACGTGATACGCAATTCCAGTGAAGCACAAACCAGATTACTCGAAATACTGGTTAGC
Encoded proteins:
- the LOC103436695 gene encoding cinnamoyl-CoA reductase 1-like, with protein sequence MAVEKGRYCVTGAGGFLASWVVKLLLSKDSIVQGTLRDPSNDKHAHLKKLDKASENLKLFKADLLDYESLRTAIQGCDGVFHVASPVPYDPVPNPEVELIEPAVKGTLNVLKACLEAKVKRVVFVSAAASLVMNPKWSQGQVLDETCWSDKEYCRSTKNWYFLSKTEAEYEALEYARINGLDLVTVCPTLIMGPILQSTVNASTLVVIKLLKEGYESLENKPRMIVDVRDVAEAVVMVNEKPEAEGRYICTAHNIKTRDLVEELKSIYPNYSYPKNFVEVEEQPRLSSEKLQRLGLSFRPLKETLTGSVESYKEAGLL